The following proteins come from a genomic window of Ictidomys tridecemlineatus isolate mIctTri1 chromosome 9, mIctTri1.hap1, whole genome shotgun sequence:
- the Pdha2 gene encoding LOW QUALITY PROTEIN: pyruvate dehydrogenase E1 component subunit alpha, testis-specific form, mitochondrial (The sequence of the model RefSeq protein was modified relative to this genomic sequence to represent the inferred CDS: inserted 1 base in 1 codon; deleted 2 bases in 1 codon; substituted 3 bases at 3 genomic stop codons) gives MLATTVSHVLSGLTQKLACRGLLASCNFSKEVTFEIKSCDLXGLEEGPPVATVLTREDGTEYDRTMQVVSRRGTDQLYKQKCIYGLCHLCEGQEACYVGLEAGIKPSDHVITSYHGIGYTWGLSMGSVLADLTAPRGGCAKEKXGCMHLYSSKFYGGNGIVGAQVPLGAGVALACNHVGNDEICLILYGDGAANQGQIAEAHNVAALWKLLCVLICENRLYGLGTSVERASANTEYYKRDNFMPGLWVDGLDIKCVWEATKFVADYRRSGNGPILMELQTCRYHDHGTSDPGLXYCTREEVQKVRSQXDPILLLQETMVKDKLTSMDELMEIEANMKKQVEEPAQFAITDPESPLGELGFHLDNSNSPCETRGPNQWIKLKSIS, from the exons ATGCTGGCCACCACGGTGTCCCACGTGCTGTCAGGGCTCACTCAGAAGCTGGCTTGCAGAGGGCTGCTGGCTTCTTGtaacttttcaaaagaagttaCGTTTGAAATTAAGAGCTGTGATCTTTAGGGGTTGGAAGAGGGTCCTCCTGTAGCAACAGTACTCACCAGGGAGGATGGGACCGAATACGACAGGACAATGCAGGTGGTTTCCCGCAGGGGAACTGATCAGCTGtataaacagaaatgtatttacGGTTTGTGTCACTTGTGTGAGGGTCAGGAAGCTTGCTACGTGGGGCTTGAGGCAGGAATAAAGCCCTCGGATCATGTCATCACATCCTATCATGGCATAGGCTACACCTGGGGACTTAGCATGGGATCTGTTCTGGCAGATCTGACTGCTCCAAGAGGAGGTTGTGCTAAAGAAAAGTGAGGCTGCATGCACTTGTATTCCAGTAAGTTCTATGGGGGCAATGGCATTGTGGGGGCGCAGGTGCCCCTAGGAGCTGGTGTCGCCCTGGCCTGTAACCATGTGGGAAACGATGAGATCTGTTTGATTTTATATGGGGATGGTGCTGCTAATCAGGGCCAGATAGCAGAAGCACACAATGTGGCAGCCTTGTGGAAATTACTCTGTGTTCTCATCTGTGAGAATCGTCTCTATGGATTGGGGACATCTGTTGAGAGAGCATCAGCCAACACGGAATATTACAAGAGAGACAATTTTATGCCTGGGCTGTGGGTAGATGGGCTGGACATT AAGTGTGTTTGGGAGGCGACAAAGTTTGTTGCTGACTACCGTAGATCTGGAAATGGGCCTATACTGATGGAGTTGCAGACCTGCCGTTATCATGACCATGGTACAAGTGATCCAGGAC AGTACTGCACACGGGAAGAAGTTCAGAAGGTAAGAAGTCAATAGGACCCTATTTTGCTTCTCCAGGAGACAATGGTAAAGGACAAGCTCACCAGTATGGACGAGTTGATGGAAATCGAAGCTAACATGAAGAAACAAGTTGAGGAGCCAGCCCAGTTTGCTATAACTGATCCGGAATCACCTTTGGGTGAATTAGGCTTCCATCTTGACAACAGTAACTCACCTTGTGAAACTCGTGGTCCAAATCAATGGATCAAGTTGAAGTCCATCAGT